Below is a genomic region from Cottoperca gobio chromosome 24, fCotGob3.1, whole genome shotgun sequence.
GATACTTCAGTGAAAACTGCAGAGGTGATTAGAGGAGCCATTCATCTTCAGTGCATTTCATTTTCAGCGCTTCAGTGTTTATCTTTGAAGCAGGGAATGTCCTCTTgtacaacaacattttacaatattgCTCTTGCTCAAATCATGACAGCCGGAATCCCACAAAGGTATGTTATGTGTCTTGTTTTCTTGCAACCGAATGTGTAATTACCATTGGACCGACATTGTGTTTTGAACACCCACCAGAGAATCTTCTGTGTCAACAAACGCCAATGTTttctcttgtcctcctcctccgcccctGCCTCTCCGTCACTCCCCCCGTTGCTGCTCATTTGTTGAGGATGTCATTGCAACTCATCAACTGCCAACCACAACACAAGAGAGACCACCTTGGAGCATTTAGGAGAAAGAGCACATGGAATTGATATAACTCCATTGCCCCCTCCCATGGTTGTTGATGCTCACTACACTCTTGGAGATGTGGAAAAAGCTTGCTTACAGCTACGCTACTGTGGCATGTGGAGCCTTGAGTGGGCCGCAAGTCATCCCTGCTTGAAGGCACATCAGGAGACTGTGTGTGATAAAGTTATGAGGCCACATTAAAAGGAGAGCCAGactgacattcacacacacagttagcaaAAGCCAGTCAAACAGATGGAGATGTACACAGTTTCCGAGGCTTTCTTGTCTTTGGGATTGCACAATTGCAACAGTTTGACTGAACACCCCCTCATAAGACAAATAAGAATATCCACTGCTGCTCCCTCCAAAGCCATTATGTCCTACATCGCCACAGCAACCATTTCCAaagatgtgtttattatttaagtttGGAGCTCATTCAGAAATGAGGGAAATCAACCCTCTGTGCAGTGCTACCCCAACTCGTCTCCTCTTAGGTCACACGTGTCTTTCAGCTTGTTTGAGGGGAACCTCCCCACCAGAACATTTCCCTCTGAGTCAGAAAGCTTGATACTAATGCTTAGCGTGTGTTCATGTTTACGTTACATAACATTAGGCATTCACCTGCCGCCTGCCCACATTACAACGTGACTGAGAGAGGATAGAAGAGTGAGTGCTCAAACTGTTTTTTCCCCTGGAACATCCTGAAAATAATTAATGGGCTGTTTGTCAAAAGACTGATTTGGTGGAGTCAGTGTCGTTAATGTTGATGGACTCTTTGGCATTCCCAACACATCTCTCCCTCAGCTAAACTCATGTAGCTTGGGCATTTGCTGATGAGTGACAATAATGGCTAAGCGAGCAATGTTCCTTTGCATAATCATCACTGGATTTGGCTCCAAGTAATATCATTTGTTTTGAATGCAAAGGAGACATCTACATGAATTAAGACCAGGACAGGAGAGCAGCACTGCTCAGTACAAGTGTTCGTATGTCTTATGACTCATTTCTTGTGACAAATCTCTCCAAACATTGAATATATTACCAACACATTTAATAGACATTACCAAACTTCACTTGGATTTGACCCCTTTCACACAAGTGTTCATATCAATACAGATATTCTGCTACACTGTCACCAGAAGAATCAAAGATATAAACTAAACCTTCATTAAGCTTTTAGCCACTCGGGGGCAGCACAACAATCTTTTAACACAGTGCTATATTATAATCTCAAAATTGGAATGGAACAAATGGTTTATtttcacatccagcagacacggagcaatattagcatttatttggagttGTGTAATTCCAATATTACTTCAGCTCCACCAACTTCTGAGAGAGATATTTTGCTTTTTAAGTTGCTAAATCCTCCACTATTTTCACCAGCTGGACATGCATTTTCTCTGTCTGCCATTTGGTGCTGATTAGGTAGTTTATAAAAAACCATTCCGCTGGTAACGGCTCCCTGTAGCAGTCGGCATTGGCATCGATGAAGGCTGTGAGAGTGAAACAAACCAGTCAATTTGTGGGCCACAAAACCAAAACGGAAAACTAAAAGGAGCTAAATCGCATCGTTTAAgttaataaaaatattgattagagcaGCTTCAAGtccttattttatttagttttcctcTGAGAAAGCTAGATGAATATTAAAAACCTGAGTGTGATCTTATTTCACAATGTGTAATGTTAAGAAATCCTACACCACACCAGTGTTGAGTTGAATGACCAAAACCATTTAGGCTTTATTTGGACAATCATTATAATTCAAGAAATTTCTACAAAAGTATTTTATCACATTGTCCTCCAAGGTCTCTCATATCATCGAAATAGTGATAAGTAACGATGATATGTTTGATTATTTGCTACTAATCACACTGTTAAAGTACACTTCACCTTTTCTAATAGCGCAAACTTCATTTAGAACGAAAGATATTTAATTCCATGCTTTTGACCTTGTTGGTAGACCACCTGGCATTTGTGTCCTGTTGGAGAGAGTTCAATAATGTCCATTGTCCAGAATTGCACACGAAAGCAACACAGCGATAATAGCAGAATCAATTGTACAAAGCGTCCCTGCTTGGTGAGCCACAGTTTCCTACAATACAGCCACATCTAATTATTAGCGCCTAGAACTTGAAGTAAAAGGTGCCATTTGTGAGACAATTTTATCCAAGAAATGTCATCGCATAACTGTGAGTTGCACTTGATATTGAGTTGTGATTCATCTTTTGAGCCCTCTTGCTGTCTTCTCTAAATGTATGCTTGCCGAAAAATCATAATATTCTCCAGGTGGCAGGTGTATTTCGATTACGAATGGAAAGGAAAACCAATATTACAACAACATTATTTCCATGCCTGTGATGTCTTTGTAGAAACAGACTTAGTGGATGTCACAGTGCGCATCATGAGAGTGAGACTGGCGCTCCAGTATGGCGGACGACTCATACAGCAGATCATCCTCTCCCAGTGTTGAACTGTGCTCCAAGTTCACAAAGTTAGGGATGTTGAAGTGGGAAAAGAAGGCACATTCTCTGTCGGTCTTACTCTCCTCTATAAGTCCGTCGAGAGGTTGGTGTCCCCAGCTTCCTCAACATCCTCTTCCATCTCGTCCATCCTCGAGGAGCTGGTACCTCCGGTCCCCCGCTGGGCTAGGGCCCCGCTGTGCTTTCCAACTCTCTCGTCCTCTggtttttgtttcccccgacgctGATCCTCCTCGTTGATGTAGAAATGAAAATAAGTGCGGGACTCCGCTAGCAGAGGACGAGAGAAGGCTTTGTCATTTTCGTCCTGGGGACCGCCAATGTCTACGAGACAGCTGCCTGGTCGATGGTGCTTCTCAGCAGAGTCTGGGTTTCTGTTAAAGAGAGAATCGCAGCGGTGCAGTGAGATTAGGCAGGAACATGCTTTGAAAATATATgcagcttttattttcattttagctgaacactctctcctctcctctcctctcctcatttttttttgttgtaccATTTGTCTGCAAATTATAACTAAAAATCATTCCAGCACCCTTTCTGGAAAAAAAGAATGATGGGAGAATACGTATAGCCAGCCATGTCATCTTGGCTTAACCTCAGTGCCATACGCACTCACTCACATACTTTTATAGAAGTGCTTTCTTTCCAAGTCACACTCCTGATCTTCACTTGAGATGGTAATGTGCCTTTGGCCATATGAGGCTTACCTCCAAATCAAATAGCAGCTTTCCACAAAAGCACAATCATGTCATGcgtataacaacaacaacaacaacaacaacaacaacaacaacaacagccacTGGCTACTAAATTTAAATGCCTTCAAACCTAAAGCTTGAGTAGGCAGTATATCTTTGGTGTCATTGGCAAATCAAAGGTAATTTCTGAGAGAGGGCATTCCTATCGGCTGCTCTACATATGAAGATGCAAAATATCCGCCATTAAAGGTTGCTATGCCAGCATTGGTAACAACTGACTACATTGAAAAGCAACCTAAAAAGAAGATGGTCTTATCAAAAAGAGAGTCTGACAATAACGGCTGAAGCGTTTCAGAGATGGCGAGAAAATGATGCTAATGGTTTGGCTTTCAGCTAAACGTAGCCAAAGGCTCACCGCTGCTCATGGCTATGGTTAGCGGAAGGCAAAACTAATatcaacattttctttccatctctgaaACGCTTCGCGGAAGTTGTAGCTTGTCAGAGCCTTGAATCACAGTATGTCAAAGGACTTTACAGACCCACAAGTTTGCAAGGAAAACTGGACGGTAATTCTCATAAAATTGGTGTTATACAAAGGTTTCTGGATCACAATCGGGATGAAGTTTGAATGACTTTGTACTCATTCAGGTTACTAAAAAGGAAGTGTGTGCTCAGCTGATGGAAGGGGCTTAGGATAGAAAGGGTAGAGCTGTAGGAGAAGGGTTTTATTACTAACCCTACCCTGGGGTACACCTTGAATTACAAAATGCTGAAAGGTTATTAGAGCATGTTTGCCCTATGACTCCAAAGATATGCTGTCTACTCCAGCTTTAATCTACTCTCAGAATATCAAATGCATCCCTGTAGCTCAGTACAGTCTTGTCTCTCTATGCCTTCGCACACACCATGAGTTCAACCTCAGACTTGAAACCTGCCATTAGATGAGAAGTGTGAGCGCTGATTTGCTGGAGCTCTCCTCAGTGCTGATACATTTCCTGCGGGGATAGATGTGAAAGGGAATGGAAACATGGGCTGTAGACCTGCTATTACTCACTCTTGATGCGGTGCTCCTGTCTTTGTTAGCAGTGTGAGTACAAAGaacatgaaaatcacaaacacagcaaGTCCAACCCAGAAGCCGATGACGATGGAGTCTGAAATGTAGGAGAAGAGATAATCTTATTACAGTGCATAATTTAATGATTAAAcccttctctctgcacctccctCTGTACTTGTGATTTTAATCTCTCTCAGGGAGCACTCAGTAAAAGTGAGCATTCAGTACTTTTAAAATTTGATCTCAGAGTGTGATCGAATTGTCCTGATGGCCATCTTGAAGTGGCTTGATCATTACCATTGGAGTATAAACGCCAGCAAAGGTGCTGCCTGAAATATTGCTTCCAGGTAATTTGTTTATTGAAAGGCAGGTAGCGCGTGCCACCTTCCAGCTGAAGCAATAAAGATAACAATAAGTGAAATGTGCTGGGGGGTAATGAATCATTCATAATTAACAGCCGTAAAGGTGAGTAACCCTGTTTGCTGACACACCCGCATGCCCAAACGCACACtggcacgcacgcacacacaataaAAGGCAGTAAAAGCAATATAAGATTGTTTCAGTGATGGATACAGTTATATTCAACTTACATCTGTGCGCTTTGAGTCCCTCAAAAGATACAGGCTCCTCGTCGTCATAATATTCATACTGCCACACGTAGTCACTGCGACGTGCGCTGGTTTGGCTCCGGTTGTGGAAGTCGGACATTTCAAAACGATTGTACGTGCCTTAACAGCggaaaaaacaaaccacatcagtccaggaaagacgctatataaatgcatgaCATTACCACAAAGCCATAAAGTTTACAAACCACAATCACCAGGGACGTGAAGCCTTTCTGTGTTGTTGAAAACAAGTCTGAATCCTGAATCCTGTAAATTCTGGGGATTCCGCAAACAACTCCTTATGTTATGTCCGTCTTCCGGAATTTAACAACAAGCCAAAAAGGTGACAAAGAGCGGGGAAATCCATCGCTTTACCGTAACGCTAAAACTCTACCCATCCTCAGTCCTGTGAGCGATACAGCAGCGTTTTTTGTTCGCATCATCGTCATCCAGCATCCTCTCACTCACTCCCTGAGAAACTGAGATTACACTGCAACGCTCATCACCTGCCCCGAAGAGGGGGCGGCATTCCACCTCTAcactggctccatacaatctaTATATTAGTTGTAGTAGTCTGGCATATTTATGTTATTCCACttcattctttatattgtgtattgcatttactcctgtgtactgcctgtcagtcagtcagtgggcaagaatacgcAAAATTCGACCAAACTTCTGAAACTATGAGAGCCTgtcaaaaaacactgctgtctcataatcttcacgtggagttTATCCATATGTGTTTACTGAAGCACTAATGTTAGTCGTGTACGTtacattagtttgtttattggactaaatctaAAGAGGCAGAACATAcaaaacgacccgcatattcgtcCCATCTCCCCGGTGGCAGCACAGCCAGGAGACCAGACCGCCTTCAGACGCAGTTCCCCAGTGCTGTAACTGAACTCAAGTTAACTGCCGACAGCTATACACTtggtgaaacagcctcctggtAGCTGACATAATAACAGACACAGCTAATATCATCAAGCAGCATGATGTACATTTTCTTACCATAAAATATGTAGTACTTGACAAAGACTTATTTGGGATCTCCTTGTTTTCTATTCAGTCTGTTGCCTGTACAAACAATAATTGTGTTACTGTGCACATCATGTAAAAGTATGGAGAGTGCATTATTTTAACAGTTATCACACAACATTATACAAAACAAGATGAACACCAATGAACGTACCTGCAATGTTGccaatttttaatttaaagatttCGCCAAAGTTagcagaaaatataaatatcccACATTTTACCTAAAAGGTTATTGGTCAATGTAACTATATCAGCTGGTGAATCTttcataaaatattcaaatatcacGTTATTGCACAATCTGCTTTAAGCAATCAATGGCAACATCTCAGTATGCCTTTGGATTAGTGGTACACTTTGTGAAAACCCACAAGTGCACTTTCATAATTTTCCGATTACCAAGTCTCTCGATGAagcacatctttaaatgtccttTACCATTTTAGTGGAATGAGGGATTCTTGTAGGGctgtaaacaaaacaaccaTGACTAATGATTTTACACTTACTGGAACTGAGGAGAATTTGAAAATGTGCCTGCTTGAGGCAGGAAATGCTTATTATAACTCTAAAACAGCACATAAATGGATGCCCTCTTTTCAGCctttgatttttgatttgaaTTTCAGCAACCGGCTTCATTAGTAGTCCAGCATTACTTATAATAATAGTACATTATCTTTGAAGTACCTCTTAAGCTGAGCCACTTCAGTCATGTTTCACTGAATAAATGCGTAATCcatttacacaaacatgtcTGGACGCTTCAGCTGCAAGTTGCCTCGTTTTTTGACAGAGCTGATTTTGACTGTCACCACATGATGTTGATCAGCCATGTTTGGCACCATCCACGTATTGTTCAATTCAATCCTGCTGCAAATCCTTTAAACAACCACTGTGTGTAGAATTTGAAAATGCCTCAGTTTGCAACTTCTGGTGGTAGTATCAAGAAGGACACCGTGGCAGATTCTGCATACATTGTTCATTGACTTGTTTTCATGTCAACAGtttcaaaaatgatttaataatgataatacaacACTTAGTTAAGATTATAGAAAGATTGTTATGCTTACAAAAAGTGAACATAAACTACTTGATAGTGAACACAAATTCCAGTGTCACGCAGGAACGTTTAATGTGCGACATGTTTATCCACCACCTGGATCTCCAGCCTGGGAACACAGAACTAATGGACGGACAACTAGCTGTCGACTGCACTGATTTTTACTGGGATTGTTGCAAATAAAAACTTGTACTATCAGAATAATGCAGAGTGCTCACTACACATAGACGTAAATGCACAGGGGTACTTGTATTGAATGAATTACTTACCGCTATGAATCAGACAGTGAGCCcattctttgtgtctttgtcgaGTCCTACTTTCTTTCTTCAGATCACATCATCGCCTCTTTCTAGTCTCTGCTCAAATTAAGCTGTACAACAATGACTGAAATAACACAAGTCAGCGTATATTCCCCTTGAGGCCCAGACAGAGAAcagaacaacagaaacagaaaacacaacaactatGGTATCAGTTGATGGATCACAAATGTCACAAAGTAGTCACACAAATGCAgcaattattcatttaattaaaaagctgGAATGAATAAAAAGGCTCCATCAAAGCCTGCTGTCTATAGTATTATGTCCCATATTCATCTGCAGATCAATAATGTATATTTCATGAAAGCAACCACTTTCTCAAAGCTCTCCCACTGGGTTTGCGTTGGTCTATTCCATGGGCTGTCGCTTTGTTCTTCTCAACCATCGTGATCATGGGGAGATGGTATGCTGTGCTGTATTCACAGTGAATGTTACAAGGGCTTTGATCTAAAGAAATATGTCCAATGGTAGCTGGCAGCTAAACGGTCAAAGTACGTGTCAGGAGTCGAAACTGCACGTGTGTCACCAACACAACTGATATGTGCTGAATGCAATgagaacaacacatttaaagaatacCTCTCCTTATGCTGTTCTTTTCTTGTGCATCTAGACTTCTGTAGAAGTGAAAATAACTATTCCCTTACAGCTCTATTCCAGCTTATCATCTACACTCCTGTCAGAGATATTGTTAGATATGGAAACGAGGAATCTCAATCCCACACCAAACGTTGTTGTTTGAACAGTTGTATGGATGGTTATCTGGAATACAATACTATCACTCTAGTAGTTTTACAGGTCAGTCATCAGGTACAGTAAAATTGTCATATTTCAATACAAAACCTTTATAAAAGACCATGCTAGCTCAGCGTAGCATTAACATGCTGCATTAGCGGGTTAGCATTAGCACAATTACTGTTAGCATCAGCATTGCTAGAGATGATAGACTATCGTACCAGAAGCTTAAAATGATCGTGTTTTCATATGCGAATCGTAACCACGAGAACAAATAGGCGTAAATGTGAAATTTTACAGAACATAATTGGGAAACATCTGGCTTTTAAGATTCTAAATGCTCTACGTTGTTCATCAGCTAGTCGCTAGCTCTGTCTGTGTGCCGTTTGGTGCTGTTAGTTTATAGTGGGTTTTTAGAGCTAATTAGAACCAAACAGTAAAATTGCAGATCATTCAGCAGCTAcataatgagctgaaactctgaCAGTAGCTGCAGATTCAGGAGATAATTCTCTGCCAGTTCATACGAGCGACtcctttcacattttcatttgatacAATGTTATTATGAAAATATGGATAACaccttttaaattgtatttaatattatttggaAAGTAGTACCGATGTTTTTAATAGTTctgtttttgttactttacCCCCAAGTGTTCTGTTTCTTAATTTGTGTCGTGAAGCTGAAATTCACACCATGGATAATAACGTTTATAAATAACCATTAACAGTTTATGTCTCATTTGTGGTGAGAGGTGTAAGATAAGACTCAAACCTCCTTCAAAGAGACTGCAGACCTCTCATGTATGTAGATCACTCTGGTCACCGGCTGCTGAGCCCTCTGACTCACcgctgcagatgttctggtaaatattcatattaacAATCTACTTGTTAAAGCCTGAATATTCTTCACCACAAATAAAGACACGAAAAACAAAATGACGGCTGCATTTTTGTCTGGTTCTATACATAGCTTCTGCATTTTAACAACACTCTGCTTCAGGCTCCATCAATGTGTGCGCTTCGGGGCCAGtacattttgtgtctctgctttGCTGTTTTTACTTCCTTCATTTGCTTTAATAAGGTTCCGGTCACAAATCTGCTCTAGCGTTTAAGCTACCACCACCCACCCAGTGCTGCACAGAGTGCTGCTCTGAGTCTGTCCATTTGTGATTTGAGgataaaaacattcaacatgaaaaagaaaaaagataaaaaagaaatattcatAGGCTCTGCGTTAGCAGTATTTCGTGCAACGCATACTTCTGAGATTGCTGAGATACTTTCATGATTTCCTCATCTGCAGGGAAATCCCAGAATGCTAAAGATCATATATCTGAGCTCTCTTTCCTTGTTTCTTATCTCATCCTGTCTTtcaatgtgtttctgtcttctccCTCCAAAACGAAAATAAACTCACTaataaagtgcattttaatCCTGGTATGTATCTAATCACACAGTCTCAATCTCTGCAGAACAACTCTTTCAATCTCTACAAGCTTGAATTCATTGAGTTACTGAGTCTTCCCTATTGCACATATACATTTTCTTGTACAGCGCTCAAGCACACActgtttcccttctctctcactctgcaaCATCAATCTTTTaggttctttctttctcctctgtcctctaAATTGACTCGCACAAGTGGCATTTTTCGGCGCATCAGCTCTGATGGATGAGCcttgcaaatgtgtttttgttggcgTAGACCCAAAACCTTGCTGCATATTGAGCAGTCTCTAAAATGAATCCCTGTGCAAGTGGGATTTgagtctcctctctctgtggtAGATGGTCAGTGACTGAAATGAAGCCATTGTATTGTAAGCTCCCTATTTCTTCAACTAAAGCCATATAAGCATCGCTGTATAAAATATGGTCTCCCTTACTGTGTTGCAACGGTACAgagttattgatttattgtttcatGATTAATGGTTTGCAATTCATTTTAGAgtattgcattttctttctatttttcttacattttctcATCTCATTTTCGCACTTTCATCCCGTCGTATGGTTAGCAAGGAAACTCTCTGGACTCCAATTAAACCAGAAACTGGATCAGTGTGACCTGCTGCGTAGCCTATTCTCATAACACAAGTCAAAGCTCATAGAATCCAATGTATACATAGAGTAAGCAGTGGTATATAAGGTGAATCTTTAAATGATAATATACCTTAAGATTATTAAGTTGCAGATTTGATTAAACTGGATAGTGAGGATGTTTCTGCAGCTCTGTTGTTATTAACAAGCCCTTGGTGGTCATTGGTATTCTGTAAGGATAAAAATATAACAGAACATTTGCTCCCCCGAAGGCAATACTAAATGGAAGATATGCAGTATTGTGATTATGTAGCTATCTTCAGTACATCTCAATGGAATCCGAGGAGTGAATGAAAAGACCTCGTGTGTGTATTCTTCTCCAGGAGAACAGAtcacaatgttttgtttggcAAATTTACTCTCAGTATGAATCCTATTAAATGGATTTTGAGATAAGAGGCAGGTTGTCTTTCATTTGAACACAATTAGCTATTCACTCATTAGATGTTGatgcacctttttttaaagtacagTTTGCACCAACAAAGCTTTTCCCCGTTAAAAAGAACCCAAACAAAATAATCTCTCTAATTGGAAGGTGTACTGAAGATGAATCATCTCCTCTTTATTAAATGAATCAGGACTTGCTTCGCCTCCCTTCTGATGTTACAAAGAGGAATGTGTTCCTTGTTAAGCCGGGAGTTACAAATAGTTTCAGgtgactaaaatataaaaataacacaGGGCCCCGAACAAATGCTGGGTAAACCCAATCCCCCTGGAAGCAGGACCACGGATGAaggtattgttattattatgttttatgtctAAGCTGTATGGTAGACTTGCTAAACTAAAGCAGAtattgtttaatatatatattattgaaacATGTGATTTgcagcaaaaaaataaagaaaaagataagGCTTTACTCAATGAACTAATGCACAATGATGTTATTAGTGGTTGACTGTTGCCCTGGAGAGGGGTTTTGTTGCAGAGAAGTATTGAGAGTCTTTGTAAAAGAGAGAACTGTGACAAGGaagaggtgatggaggtgacaTGAGGAAAAGCTATAAAGAAGGTTTTTTAATAAATAGCAAATGATGAACTTGATGAAATTGGAGTAATGATGTTGAGCTGCAACTTTTTCTTTGTATAATCCGAATCTTAAAGCCCCGTCAGCAGCGTGTGTATCTCCCTTACatcttttattattgatttattgtaaTGGAAGAAACCAATAAGGGATAAtggctttttttccccctgtagGGCTCTCCGTGATGAGGGACTTTTAATTACATCTTTTGATATAGTACAGCTTTGAAGAGTACTCAAGTATTGTATGTATCTGCCCATTctgaaggtgaaggtgaaggtcaTGTTTTCACATATGTTCCAACAGCAAGAGCACTCAAGGCTTCTATATACATTTTCGCCATTATATTAGGTAAGCATAGCAAAAGAGTgaatgacacaaaaacacacaagagagCATGGTGTGTCCAATTAGCTCCAGAGCACAAAACGAAActgagcgaagagagagagagagagagagagagagagagagagagagagagagagagagagagagagagagagagagagagagaaacagggtCTAAGTGGACCTCAGCAGTTCCCTGGAGAGGAGGGTTGTGATGTGAATGGAGCTTGTGGGCAAATTAATTCAGTGCTCGTCATGCACGGTTCAACTTTggacacagacactctccttTTAGGCCTGCTACAGTGAGTCTTAACAAGTAGTACTTGCAAATGTTGCACTCATAGAATGAAGccagatgaacacacacacacacacacacacacacacacacacacacacacaatattgcTCATACCTACAGTCAGCTACTTGCGTTGCATATTTGGGCAGATATTTCCTGTGGAATGTATCTAAGTCCTGTACTTAAACTTActgtagttactttgcagataaCAATTGTTAAACCCCTCCTGTTGTTAGGGACGCTAAACATTAAATGATcttataaaatgtgatgcattgctgtagattaaattACTCAACAGCCATTGgttgaatgtaactaagtacatttaatcaggtactgtatttaagtacaattttgaagtacttgtactttactcgAGTATTTCCCTTCTATGCTACTTTACACTTTGGCTCCCCTGCATTTTGGAGgaattattactttttactcACTTACTACAGTTATTTGAAAGCTTTACTAATTATTTTTGTAGATTTTGAATATTATTAAAACTTATAAATCAAATAAGAAATGATAATATGTTATTATGGGATAAAACACCAATTAAAGGTAGCTgaacctttaccagctgcaacattaaagcaatTAATTATAacccaataatataatatgtattattctcAAATGAGCCATCCTGCATAAtgagttattttaattttggtACTTCAAGTATAATTTGATACTTACATTTCAGCAGGACAGTATAAAGGAGTTGAAAttagcacaaccttaaacatctagAGCagtaaaatgaaacacatttatgcaGCGGCACTATTAATCTAAAAACGTCACTTAtaagtaaagtaaacatttgaCTTTAGAGGCTTCAGGTACATTTTCCtgatacttttactcaagtaaggttttgaatgcaggacttttattggagtattttcacagtgtggtattagttaCTAagtaagtaaaggatctgaatacttcttccaccactggataTTTCTCAAACAACAAATGTGACACATATTACAGTTTCCATTATAATTCCATTCCAG
It encodes:
- the LOC115003573 gene encoding LOW QUALITY PROTEIN: melanocortin-2 receptor accessory protein 2A-like (The sequence of the model RefSeq protein was modified relative to this genomic sequence to represent the inferred CDS: inserted 1 base in 1 codon); protein product: MSDFHNRSQTSARRSDYVWQYEYYDDEEPVSFEGLKAHRYSIVIGFWVGLAVFVIFMFFVLTLLTKTGAPHQENPDSAEKHHRPGSCLVDIGGPQDENDKAFSRPLLAESRTYFHFYINEEDQRRGKQKPEDERVGKHSGALAQRGTGGTSSSRMDEMEEDVEEAXGHQPLDGLIEESKTDRECAFFSHFNIPNFVNLEHSSTLGEDDLLYESSAILERQSHSHDAHCDIH